The following are encoded in a window of Callithrix jacchus isolate 240 chromosome 9, calJac240_pri, whole genome shotgun sequence genomic DNA:
- the ENO2 gene encoding gamma-enolase, with protein MSIEKIWAREILDSRGNPTVEVDLYTAKGLFRAAVPSGASTGIYEALELRDGDKQRYLGKGVLKAVDHINSTIAPALISSGLSVVEQEKLDNLMLELDGTENKSKFGANAILGVSLAVCKAGAAERELPLYRHIAQLAGNSDLILPVPAFNVINGGSHAGNKLAMQEFMILPVGAESFRDAMRLGAEVYHTLKGVIKDKYGKDATNVGDEGGFAPNILENSEALELVKEAIDKAGYTEKIVIGMDVAASEFYRDGKYDLDFKSPADPSRYITGDQLGALYQDFVRDYPVVSIEDPFDQDDWAAWSKFTANVGIQIVGDDLTVTNPKRIERAVEEKACNCLLLKVNQIGSVTEAIQACKLAQENGWGVMVSHRSGETEDTFIADLVVGLCTGQIKTGAPCRSERLAKYNQLMRIEEELGDEARFAGHNFRNPSVL; from the exons ATGTCCATAGAGAAGATCTGGGCCCGGGAGATCCTGGACTCCCGCGGGAACCCTACAGTGGAGGTGGATCTCTATACTGCCAAAG GTCTTTTCCGGGCTGCAGTGCCCAGTGGAGCATCTACCGGCATCTATGAGGCCCTTGAGCTAAGGGATGGGGACAAACAGCGTTACTTAGGCAAAG GTGTCCTGAAGGCAGTGGACCACATCAACTCCACCATCGCGCCAGCCCTCATCAGCTCA GGTCTCTCTGTGGTGGAGCAAGAGAAACTGGACAACCTGATGCTGGAGTTGGATGGGACTGAGAACAAAT CCAAGTTTGGGGCCAATGCCATCCTGGGTGTGTCTCTGGCCGTGTGTAAGGCAGGGGCAGCCGAGCGGGAGCTGCCCCTATATCGCCACATTGCTCAGCTAGCCGGGAACTCAGACCTCATCCTCCCTGTGCCG GCCTTCAACGTGATCAATGGTGGCTCTCATGCTGGGAACAAACTGGCCATGCAGGAGTTCATGATCCTCCCAGTGGGAGCCGAGAGCTTTCGGGATGCCATGAGACTGGGTGCAGAGGTCTACCATACACTCAAGGGAGTCATCAAGGACAAATATGGCAAGGATGCCACCAACGTGGGAGATGAAGGTGGCTTTGCCCCCAATATCCTGGAGAACAGTGAAG CCTTGGAGCTGGTGAAGGAAGCCATCGACAAGGCTGGCTACACAGAAAAGATCGTCATTGGCATGGATGTTGCTGCCTCAGAGTTCTATCGTGATGGCAAATATGACTTGGACTTCAAGTCTCCGGCTGATCCTTCCCGATACATCACTGGGGACCAGCTGGGGGCACTCTACCAGGACTTTGTCAGGGACTATCCTG TGGTCTCCATTGAGGACCCATTTGACCAGGATGATTGGGCTGCCTGGTCCAAGTTCACAGCCAATGTAGGGATCCAGATTGTGGGTGATGACCTGACAGTGACCAACCCAAAGCGTATCGAGCGGGCAGTGGAAGAAAAGGCCTGCAACTGTCTGCTGCTCAAGGTCAACCAGATCGGCTCAGTCACTGAAGCCATCCAAGC GTGCAAGCTGGCCCAGGAGAATGGCTGGGGGGTCATGGTGAGTCATCGCTCAGGAGAGACTGAGGACACATTCATTGCCGACCTGGTGGTGGGGCTGTGCACAGGCCAG ATCAAGACTGGTGCCCCGTGCCGTTCTGAACGTCTGGCTAAGTACAACCAGCTCATGAG AATTGAGGAAGAGCTGGGGGATGAAGCTCGTTTTGCCGGACATAACTTCCGTAATCCCAGTGTGCTGTGA